One part of the Terriglobales bacterium genome encodes these proteins:
- a CDS encoding response regulator has protein sequence MRKHILLIDDEDDIREVTAVSLETVAGWQVSSAASGSAGLELAKKALPDAILLDVMMPEQDGPATLRLLRSDEVTAQIPVIFLTAKAQSIEQEHLQAIGAAGTLAKPFNPLTLADQISGILNWR, from the coding sequence ATGCGGAAACACATCCTGCTGATTGATGACGAAGACGACATTCGCGAAGTAACCGCTGTGAGTCTGGAGACAGTGGCCGGCTGGCAAGTCTCTTCCGCAGCTTCGGGTTCCGCCGGACTTGAATTGGCGAAGAAGGCTCTTCCGGATGCGATTCTCCTGGACGTGATGATGCCGGAGCAGGATGGACCGGCCACGCTGCGACTGCTGCGCAGCGACGAAGTCACAGCACAAATACCGGTAATCTTCCTCACAGCGAAGGCCCAATCGATCGAACAAGAGCACCTCCAGGCGATTGGCGCCGCGGGAACGCTGGCGAAACCATTCAATCCACTTACCCTCGCCGATCAGATAAGCGGAATCCTCAACTGGCGATAG